From a region of the Mesomycoplasma ovipneumoniae ATCC 29419 genome:
- a CDS encoding phosphatidate cytidylyltransferase: MRAFFPNFTSKEFLYRFLSSVFIIAIIAPILFVGYYWHFWGRIISFGVLAFILFYSLYEIFFHFQSRKIFAAISASLGFLLFLLPSNFNLNQIYFSKDVEFSWSSVEFFAREQVLDYHIFFALPFLIVIRFMDSKQKTNSRFFSDILLKFIIIFIVTLFFKFLWILNTFNVFLVISLALIAVISDIFGYIFGSIFGRKIFAWKFDFSPKKSMEGFIFSFIFSLIFTLLIFLHLNFGISLNNWLLFKILAIIFLPIIAIFGDIFFSVIKRYLNIKDFSQIIKGHGGIFDRLDSISFVFLSFFTIILII, translated from the coding sequence ATGCGGGCATTTTTCCCAAATTTTACATCTAAGGAATTTTTATATCGCTTTTTATCCTCAGTTTTTATTATCGCAATAATTGCTCCAATTTTATTTGTAGGTTATTATTGACATTTTTGGGGACGAATAATTTCCTTTGGTGTTTTAGCATTTATTTTATTTTATAGTTTATACGAAATTTTTTTTCACTTTCAATCCAGAAAAATTTTTGCTGCAATATCTGCATCATTAGGTTTTTTACTGTTTTTATTACCTTCAAATTTTAATTTAAATCAGATCTATTTTTCTAAAGACGTCGAGTTTAGTTGAAGTTCAGTAGAATTTTTTGCAAGAGAACAAGTTTTAGATTATCATATTTTCTTTGCCTTACCTTTTTTAATAGTTATTAGATTTATGGATTCTAAACAAAAAACTAATTCTCGTTTTTTCTCTGATATTTTACTTAAATTTATAATTATTTTTATAGTTACATTATTTTTTAAATTTTTGTGAATATTAAACACATTTAATGTATTTTTAGTTATTTCTTTGGCTTTAATTGCCGTAATTTCCGACATTTTTGGTTATATTTTTGGTTCAATCTTTGGAAGAAAAATATTTGCTTGAAAATTTGATTTTTCTCCCAAAAAATCAATGGAAGGATTCATTTTTTCCTTCATTTTTTCCTTAATTTTTACTTTATTAATTTTTTTACATCTAAATTTCGGAATTAGTTTGAATAATTGACTACTGTTTAAAATTTTGGCAATAATTTTTCTACCAATTATAGCTATTTTTGGTGACATATTTTTTTCTGTTATAAAAAGATATTTGAATATAAAGGATTTTTCACAAATTATTAAGGGCCATGGTGGAATTTTTGACCGTCTTGACTCTATTAGTTTTGTTTTTTTATCATTTTTTACAATTATTCTAATAATTTAA